In Bythopirellula goksoeyrii, a single window of DNA contains:
- a CDS encoding class I adenylate-forming enzyme family protein translates to MAQKASAWFWASDMEMTNMFDDDASSLARLCDTGLSLDSQRVALIQGKRSMTYAELEQRINRVANGLISLGVERFERVLVIFENDIRFPEVLLGIVRAGAVAVPVNFKFKPPQHIDLARDCGSRIVFGSAGTVESVVACLADGVAEVGIVVDADRGPLRGYDDWLASSSPERCDHGSAGSDVCIQAYTSGSTGRPKGVLLSHRGLLRNVQLQAESNRIDENSRVLLSTPLFHMNATAAGLFPCLSQGGSVVILKEFDAERVIDAIETHGCTYTTGVPATYKLILAAARQRTHVDASSLEFIAVGSAPMTRALLDELVQTMPGVDVIEGYGLTESGPIITLNPRGRNKLGTIGPALPGFECKVIDSDGNILPQGEAGELVVRSECNALGYYNRPDAQAERFRDGWVYTGDMVSCDPDGWFTFRGRVDDQMNVGGENVFPAEVESILATHPEVRDVCVVPVPHEVKGQVPVAFVVRNVGSNLSEKELIDYYIARGPAYSHPRHIYFIDEMPLLATGKNDLQALERQARELGP, encoded by the coding sequence TTGGCGCAGAAGGCCTCGGCGTGGTTTTGGGCGAGTGATATGGAGATGACGAATATGTTCGATGACGACGCGTCCAGCCTCGCGCGGCTGTGCGACACCGGCCTATCCCTAGACTCGCAGCGAGTCGCCCTCATCCAGGGCAAGCGGTCGATGACGTATGCAGAGCTCGAGCAGCGCATCAATCGGGTCGCCAATGGGCTGATCTCGCTCGGAGTCGAGCGGTTCGAGCGCGTCCTCGTCATCTTCGAGAACGACATCCGCTTCCCCGAAGTCCTGCTCGGTATCGTCAGGGCCGGCGCCGTAGCGGTCCCGGTCAACTTCAAGTTCAAGCCGCCGCAGCACATCGACCTGGCTCGAGACTGTGGGAGTCGCATCGTCTTCGGCAGCGCCGGGACGGTCGAATCCGTCGTCGCCTGCCTGGCCGACGGGGTTGCCGAGGTCGGTATCGTCGTCGATGCCGACCGGGGTCCGCTTCGAGGCTATGACGACTGGCTGGCCTCATCTTCGCCCGAACGCTGCGATCATGGGTCGGCCGGCAGCGACGTCTGCATCCAGGCGTACACCTCGGGCTCGACCGGACGGCCCAAGGGGGTTCTTCTCTCGCACCGTGGCCTACTGCGTAACGTTCAGCTCCAAGCGGAGTCCAACCGGATCGACGAGAACTCACGGGTCTTGTTGTCGACGCCGCTCTTCCACATGAACGCCACTGCCGCGGGGCTCTTCCCGTGCCTGAGCCAGGGCGGCTCGGTGGTCATTCTCAAGGAGTTCGACGCGGAGCGCGTGATCGATGCGATTGAGACGCATGGCTGCACGTACACCACCGGTGTACCGGCCACCTACAAGCTGATTCTTGCTGCCGCGCGGCAAAGAACGCACGTGGATGCCTCCAGCCTCGAGTTCATCGCAGTGGGATCTGCTCCCATGACACGCGCGCTTCTCGACGAACTGGTCCAGACCATGCCTGGTGTCGATGTGATCGAAGGGTACGGGCTGACGGAGTCTGGGCCCATCATCACCCTCAACCCACGCGGCCGAAACAAGCTGGGCACGATCGGTCCCGCTCTTCCGGGCTTCGAGTGCAAGGTCATCGACTCCGACGGGAACATTTTGCCACAGGGAGAGGCGGGGGAACTTGTCGTGCGGAGCGAGTGCAACGCCCTCGGCTATTACAACCGGCCGGACGCCCAGGCGGAGCGCTTCCGGGACGGCTGGGTCTATACCGGGGATATGGTGTCGTGCGACCCCGACGGCTGGTTCACCTTCAGGGGGCGCGTCGACGACCAGATGAACGTGGGAGGCGAGAACGTCTTCCCGGCCGAAGTCGAGAGCATCCTCGCCACTCATCCGGAAGTGCGGGACGTCTGTGTCGTTCCTGTCCCCCACGAGGTGAAGGGCCAGGTTCCGGTGGCCTTCGTCGTGCGCAACGTCGGGTCGAACCTCAGCGAGAAGGAACTCATCGACTACTACATAGCGCGCGGACCCGCATACTCCCATCCGCGCCATATCTACTTCATCGACGAGATGCCGCTCTTGGCGACCGGGAAAAACGACCTGCAGGCTCTTGAAAGGCAGGCTCGCGAGCTAGGCCCGTAA